A genomic window from Cucumis melo cultivar AY chromosome 8, USDA_Cmelo_AY_1.0, whole genome shotgun sequence includes:
- the LOC103486035 gene encoding triosephosphate isomerase, cytosolic isoform X1 — translation MARKFFVGGNWKCNGTNEEVKKIVSTLNEAEIPSEDAVEVVVSPPFVFLSLVKSLLRSDIQVAAQNCWVRKGGAFTGEVSAEMLVNLGIPWVILGHSERRLILNESNEFVGDKVAYALSQGIKVIACVGETLEQRESGSTIEVVAAQTKAIADKISNWDNVVLAYEPVWAIGTGKVATPAQAQEVHAELRKWFQTNVSAEVAGSVRIIYGGSVNGANCKELAAQPDLDGFLVGGASLKVNSSYKFASFIFVHLFGR, via the exons ATGGCAAGAAAATTTTTCGTCGGCGGCAACTGGAAATGC AATGGAACAAACGAGGAGGTGAAGAAAATTGTCAGCACGTTGAATGAAGCTGAAATTCCTTCGGAAGATGCTGTCG AAGTTGTTGTGAGTCCTCCTTTTGTGTTTCTTTCGCTGGTGAAGAGTTTGTTGAGGTCTGATATTCAAGTTGCAGCACAGAACTGTTGGGTTCGCAAAGGTGGTGCGTTTACTGGAGAAGTTAG TGCTGAGATGCTTGTCAATTTGGGAATTCCTTGggttattcttgggcattctgAAAGAAGACTTATTTTGAACGAGTCCAATGAG TTTGTAGGAGATAAAGTTGCATATGCACTTTCTCAAGGCATTAAAGTCATTGCTTGTGTTGGAGAAACTCTTGAGCAGCGTGAATCAGGATCAACAATTGAAGTTGTTGCTGCACAAACTAAAGCAATTGCAG ATAAAATCTCTAATTGGGACAATGTTGTCTTGGCTTATGAGCCAGTATGGGCTATTGGAACAGGGAAAGTTGCAACCCCTGCTCAGGCTCAAGAA GTCCATGCTGAACTGAGGAAATGGTTTCAGACCAATGTTAGTGCTGAAGTTGCTGGATCTGTTAGAATTATATATGGAG GTTCCGTAAACGGTGCAAACTGCAAAGAACTGGCAGCACAACCTGACTTGGATGGATTTTTGGTTGGAGGAGCGTCGCTTAAGGTTAACTCTTCTTATAAGTTTGCATCATTTATTTTTGTTCACTTGTTCGGTCGCTGA
- the LOC103486035 gene encoding triosephosphate isomerase, cytosolic isoform X2, whose amino-acid sequence MARKFFVGGNWKCNGTNEEVKKIVSTLNEAEIPSEDAVEVVVSPPFVFLSLVKSLLRSDIQVAAQNCWVRKGGAFTGEVSAEMLVNLGIPWVILGHSERRLILNESNEFVGDKVAYALSQGIKVIACVGETLEQRESGSTIEVVAAQTKAIADKISNWDNVVLAYEPVWAIGTGKVATPAQAQEVHAELRKWFQTNVSAEVAGSVRIIYGGSVNGANCKELAAQPDLDGFLVGGASLKPEFVDIIKSATVKKSS is encoded by the exons ATGGCAAGAAAATTTTTCGTCGGCGGCAACTGGAAATGC AATGGAACAAACGAGGAGGTGAAGAAAATTGTCAGCACGTTGAATGAAGCTGAAATTCCTTCGGAAGATGCTGTCG AAGTTGTTGTGAGTCCTCCTTTTGTGTTTCTTTCGCTGGTGAAGAGTTTGTTGAGGTCTGATATTCAAGTTGCAGCACAGAACTGTTGGGTTCGCAAAGGTGGTGCGTTTACTGGAGAAGTTAG TGCTGAGATGCTTGTCAATTTGGGAATTCCTTGggttattcttgggcattctgAAAGAAGACTTATTTTGAACGAGTCCAATGAG TTTGTAGGAGATAAAGTTGCATATGCACTTTCTCAAGGCATTAAAGTCATTGCTTGTGTTGGAGAAACTCTTGAGCAGCGTGAATCAGGATCAACAATTGAAGTTGTTGCTGCACAAACTAAAGCAATTGCAG ATAAAATCTCTAATTGGGACAATGTTGTCTTGGCTTATGAGCCAGTATGGGCTATTGGAACAGGGAAAGTTGCAACCCCTGCTCAGGCTCAAGAA GTCCATGCTGAACTGAGGAAATGGTTTCAGACCAATGTTAGTGCTGAAGTTGCTGGATCTGTTAGAATTATATATGGAG GTTCCGTAAACGGTGCAAACTGCAAAGAACTGGCAGCACAACCTGACTTGGATGGATTTTTGGTTGGAGGAGCGTCGCTTAAG CCCGAGTTTGTTGACATTATTAAGTCTGCTACGGTGAAGAAATCTTCATGA
- the LOC103486033 gene encoding uncharacterized protein LOC103486033: protein MFKMEKRIQRQGSNLQFNKNVPGCFWTIFHTVDHHRWHNVKKMLPYKKHSRNKGGPKSTRNNHHVAKVSGQSNDGNNPLMCTAESCPIGRKPGEAHLNEVIAQEMSEEESQKFWKLNSSSKRRLIRTQSIHHIESSYYSPGYSDENGDNRITSRQKTPVKLAASGMRSISLSAMDNEDYIIQRKFDIRLPSFTKKSNGVKKNLEANKIKRNVSCRSFKADAHIQEIFKANRKLFAELLQGARSKNTLQTSQNKKSSASLAKSGFFPAPGSAQKGYKKLSSLLHKQSESYPKQKSNSPHPSELVESESPKNFHEDMSPHDSDSTSHNIKQQTTPSSSGLNRGLRRGGWNQLVVKRFNFIKQKIRCSLKERKRGNHQKTSKGIPTVHSSGHELPLHGEEARESIGTPTSENVSGTRGYSETGENDNLSNGVQTKTAIASPNASLERYSQRSDGSGIIGGYSETDNSGNDNLSNNVQIKTGTASLSASLEIYSKLSEDGFNKNRDAKCYHSQSFRLISGEKIPNIEGPKKNFGRNLSFSGIDLFCTLFTDPPHAVSRTKKPKRGLEHSSTYNNIQTDENPAHLLTAHVSKPLDSDSSIIIEEGDDNVPVDYSSSLNEVINDEGTAWVYEHEQKIAHPDISNGKHDQVSGSECIVEDVREIVDHVSDLSHINQVLELETFFQDDETSYLSDSVGEILDPWCSIYELELSDDQPNEARTEALPAYETTVSEIIDDAEKKSFYLHLHSDYADFNYMRYILQLSSIIDGDHTIEQPLNSLTFEEEEAYFYKKLECYWGKVDKDSDHQLLLDLVYETLHNMYENSFTGVLKTFSSMHQIRPMPLGQYLLEEVQEKVAWYLRLGPELDQCLDDVVGRDVNKGDDWMNLQPETEFISLDLEDMILDELLDEVISFKEFFG, encoded by the exons ATGTTTAAAATGGAAAAGCGCATCCAGCGCCAGGGCTCCAATCTGCAGTTTAACAAGAACGTTCCAGGCTGCTTCTGGACCATATTCCACACTGTTGACCACCATCGTTGGCATAACGTTAAAAAGATGCTTCCTTACAAAAAGCATTCAAGAA ACAAGGGAGGTCCAAAATCAACTCGAAACAACCACCACGTTGCCAAAGTGTCAGGACAAAGTAATGATGGAAACAACCCTCTAATG TGTACTGCAGAGAGTTGTCCTATTGGCAGAAAACCTGGAGAAGCCCATCTAAATGAAGTGATAGCTCAAGAGATGTCAGAGGAAGAAAGCCAAAAGTTTTGGAAATTGAATTCCAGTTCAAAGCGAAGGTTGATTCGAACACAGTCTATACATCATATAGAGTCTTCATATTATTCTCCAGGATATAGTGATGAAAATGGAGACAACAGAATCACTTCTCGACAGAAAACTCCTGTGAAATTAGCTGCATCTGGAATGAGGAGTATTTCTCTGAGTGCCATGGATAACGAGGACTACATTATCCAGAGAAAATTTGATATTCGTTTGCCTTCTTTTACAAAAAAATCTAATGGAGTAAAGAAAAACTTAGAAGCTAACAAGATCAAGAGAAATGTTTCCTGTCGCTCATTTAAGGCAGACGCTCATATACAAGAGATATTTAAGGCAAATAGAAAACTTTTTGCTGAATTGTTACAGGGTGCACGTAGTAAAAACACTCTCCAAACCTCACAAAATAAGAAGTCCTCGGCAAGTCTAGCAAAATCAGGGTTCTTTCCTGCTCCTGGTTCAGCACAAAAAGGATACAAAAAACTTAGCTCACTCCTACACAAGCAGAGTGAGTCCTATCCAAAACAAAAATCTAATTCTCCCCACCCATCAGAGCTGGTTGAATCTGAATCTCCCAAGAATTTTCATGAAGATATGTCACCTCATGATTCTGATAGTACTTCACATAACATAAAACAACAAACAACCCCTTCTTCTTCAGGCTTGAATCGTGGGCTTAGGCGTGGAGGGTGGAATCAGTTGGTTGTCAAGCGTTTCAATTTTATTAAGCAGAAAATAAGGTGCTCACTCAAGGAGAGGAAGAGGGGAAATCACCAGAAAACATCTAAAGGAATACCAACCGTGCATTCCTCTGGACATGAACTTCCCCTTCACGGAGAAGAGGCTCGAGAAAGTATAGGAACTCCCACTAGTGAAAATGTCTCGGGCACTAGAGGATACAGTGAGACTGGTGAGAATGATAATCTCAGTAATGGAGTTCAGACCAAGACAGCTATTGCTTCACCAAATGCTTCTCTGGAAAGATATTCTCAACGTTCTGATGGCTCAGGAATTATAGGAGGATACAGTGAGACTGATAATTCTGGGAATGATAATCTCAGTAACAACGTTCAAATCAAGACAGGAACTGCTTCATTAAGTGCTTCTCTGGAAATATATTCTAAACTATCTGAGGACGGTTTCAATAAAAACAGAGATGCAAAGTGTTATCACTCACAAAGCTTTAGGCTGATTAGTGGGGAAAAGATACCAAATATAGAGGGGCCTAAAAAAAACTTTGGAAGGAATCTTTCTTTTTCTGGTATTGATCTCTTCTGTACATTATTTACTGACCCTCCTCATGCTGTTTCTCGCACAAAAAAACCAAAGAGGGGTTTGGAGCACTCGAGTACATATAATAATATTCAAACAGATGAGAATCCTGCCCATCTATTAACCGCACATGTATCTAAACCATTGGATAGCGATTCATCAATTATTATAGAAGAAGGGGATGACAATGTGCCTGTTGATTATTCAAGTAGTTTAAACGAGGTCATAAATGATGAGGGAACTGCCTGGGTATATGAGCACGAACAGAAAATAGCTCATCCAGATATATCAAATGGTAAACATGATCAAGTATCAGGTAGTGAATGCATAGTTGAAGATGTCAGGGAGATCGTTGATCATGTTAGTGATCTTTCACACATCAATCAAGTCTTAGAACTTGAAACTTTTTTTCAAGATGATGAAACTTCGTACCTCTCAGACTCAGTAG GTGAAATACTAGATCCTTGGTGCAGTATTTATGAGCTTGAACTTTCTGATGACCAACCTAATGAGGCCAGAACAGAAGCTTTGCCAGCTTATGAAACCACTGTCAGTGAGATAATTGATGATGCTGAAAAGAAATCTTTCTATCTCCATCTGCATTCTGATTATGCCGACTTCAACTATATGAGGTATATTCTTCAGCTCTCCAGCATTATCGATGGTGATCACACAATAGAGCAACCTCTTAATTCTTTAACATTTGAGGAAGAGGAGGCTTACTTTTACAAAAAACTTGAATGCTATTGGGGGAAGGTTGACAAGGATTCTGATCATCAACTTCTGCTTGATTTAGTTTATGAGACATTACATAATATGTATGAAAACTCATTCACTGGTGTCCTGAAAACTTTCTCCTCGATGCACCAAATCCGTCCAATGCCACTTGGGCAATATCTTCTCGAAGAGGTTCAAGAAAAAGTTGCCTGGTACCTGCGCTTGGGACCAGAACTAGACCAATGTTTAGACGATGTGGTGGGGCGAGATGTAAATAAAGGTGATGATTGGATGAACCTCCAACCTGAAACAGAATTCATATCCCTTGATCTGGAAGATATGATTCTTGATGAACTTTTAGATGAAGTAATAAGTTTTAAGGAATTTTTTGGTTAG